The following are encoded in a window of Funiculus sociatus GB2-C1 genomic DNA:
- a CDS encoding ABC transporter permease, giving the protein MKVNWTDRLGDLNPQLLREFKGRLKPRNVLIAVGISLLGQLLLLMSFSTMLPLDSGNADIYNRYCRGRVGDTKCLRDALGNIDINWQLWWLDVSVWLSVIGFLTVLVVGTYMLISDLAREENRGTLNFIRLSPQSTTSLFSGKLLGVPIVMYLLVGLAIPLHLFAGLSAGIPLALILGFYGVVVASAACFYSAALLYGLVSGGLGGFQAWFGGGIVLAFLSMMTAMNLHNGSVAGNNALDWLQVFSPSVVLPYLIDASPLGKMYSLGMEQREAWQWFGLPLGASLWNMASFSVLNYALGTFWFWQGLKRCFHNSGATLLSKRQSYLITACCEVALIGFSLQLPKWFENPDAIPARLFENFGALLLLNLPLFLCLMAALSPHRQVLQDWARFRREGTSSRGKKLVQDLVWGEKSPSLVAVALNLLIASLIVVPWILVWPESDYKVSALMTVVLSVNVILIYAGVAQLMLFMKTPKRSLWAASTVAALIILPPVTFGLLSIEPNEIPGLWLFSAFSWYAAKDAAITTVCLSVLGQWLAFSLLSIQTARQLRLAGESASKALMSGRSALPS; this is encoded by the coding sequence ATGAAAGTTAATTGGACAGATCGGCTGGGAGACTTAAATCCCCAGTTATTGCGAGAATTCAAAGGACGTTTAAAACCCCGGAACGTACTTATTGCAGTAGGGATATCCCTGCTGGGGCAGCTGCTACTGCTAATGAGTTTTAGCACCATGTTGCCTCTTGATAGTGGTAACGCCGACATTTACAACAGATATTGCAGAGGAAGAGTTGGGGATACCAAATGCTTACGGGATGCCCTTGGCAATATTGACATTAACTGGCAACTGTGGTGGCTAGATGTATCCGTCTGGCTGAGTGTTATTGGTTTCTTAACCGTGTTAGTGGTTGGCACCTATATGCTGATCAGCGACCTGGCGCGGGAAGAAAATCGCGGTACGCTTAACTTCATTCGTCTGAGTCCGCAGTCTACTACCAGCCTTTTCAGCGGCAAGCTTTTGGGTGTGCCGATTGTCATGTATCTTTTGGTAGGTTTGGCGATTCCTTTGCATTTATTCGCGGGACTGTCGGCAGGAATTCCTTTAGCCCTGATTTTGGGCTTTTACGGGGTCGTCGTTGCTAGTGCCGCTTGCTTCTACAGTGCGGCACTACTCTATGGCTTAGTCAGCGGTGGACTAGGTGGATTCCAAGCTTGGTTCGGCGGCGGCATCGTGTTAGCTTTTCTGAGCATGATGACTGCCATGAACCTTCACAATGGTTCAGTAGCTGGTAATAATGCACTAGACTGGCTGCAAGTATTTTCTCCTTCAGTTGTACTGCCATATCTAATAGATGCCAGTCCGCTAGGGAAAATGTATTCTTTGGGAATGGAGCAGCGAGAAGCGTGGCAATGGTTTGGCTTACCATTAGGTGCCAGTCTTTGGAACATGGCCAGCTTTAGCGTACTGAACTATGCTCTGGGAACCTTCTGGTTTTGGCAAGGGCTGAAACGTTGCTTCCACAACTCCGGTGCTACTCTACTGAGCAAGCGTCAAAGTTACTTGATCACAGCTTGCTGTGAAGTTGCGCTGATCGGATTTTCTCTGCAACTACCAAAATGGTTCGAGAATCCAGACGCTATACCAGCAAGACTATTCGAGAATTTTGGTGCTTTACTGCTGTTGAATCTGCCGCTGTTTTTGTGTCTAATGGCAGCTTTGTCACCGCACCGCCAAGTCTTGCAAGATTGGGCACGTTTCCGCCGAGAGGGGACATCTTCTCGTGGTAAGAAACTGGTTCAAGATTTGGTTTGGGGTGAGAAAAGCCCCTCACTGGTGGCAGTGGCGCTGAATTTGCTGATTGCCTCACTAATAGTCGTACCCTGGATACTGGTTTGGCCTGAAAGCGACTATAAGGTATCAGCACTAATGACTGTAGTGCTGAGCGTGAATGTAATCTTGATTTACGCAGGCGTAGCGCAGCTGATGCTGTTTATGAAGACACCGAAGCGATCGCTATGGGCTGCCAGTACAGTAGCTGCATTGATTATATTGCCGCCTGTCACCTTCGGCTTGCTGTCCATCGAACCTAATGAAATTCCTGGTTTATGGCTGTTTTCCGCCTTCTCTTGGTATGCGGCAAAAGACGCTGCGATAACCACCGTTTGTTTATCAGTGCTGGGACAGTGGTTGGCGTTCAGCTTATTGAGTATTCAGACAGCCCGACAACTGCGGTTGGCTGGTGAGTCTGCCTCGAAAGCTCTGATGTCCGGGCGTTCTGCTTTACCTAGCTAA
- a CDS encoding TVP38/TMEM64 family protein — MKYNWIKILRWFAIGVLITLAIWLLNKFGIEQVREQVDRVGIWAPAIVFGLRFTSIIVPVLPGTAYAILAGGLFGFAQGLLVVALADLASCTFNFYIARRYGRSLVERFVGQQFMEKVDRLAQQHLEGNFFLMTGLLMTGLFDFVAYAAGMTTMRWQSYFLALIVSILIAKPLWVAAGAGIFEGSQLLLGFAILGALGIGIVTAIVQRQGSQ, encoded by the coding sequence ATGAAATACAACTGGATAAAAATTCTGCGTTGGTTTGCGATTGGAGTTCTGATTACTTTAGCAATCTGGCTGCTCAACAAATTTGGGATTGAGCAAGTTCGAGAACAGGTGGATCGGGTTGGCATCTGGGCACCCGCAATCGTGTTCGGGCTGCGCTTTACCAGTATCATCGTGCCAGTGCTTCCAGGTACGGCTTACGCGATTTTAGCCGGAGGTTTGTTTGGGTTCGCTCAAGGATTGCTAGTGGTTGCGTTGGCAGATTTAGCCTCCTGTACGTTCAATTTCTATATTGCTCGTCGCTATGGACGGAGTTTAGTAGAGCGATTTGTCGGTCAGCAATTTATGGAAAAAGTCGATCGCCTCGCTCAACAACATTTAGAAGGCAACTTTTTCCTAATGACGGGTCTTTTGATGACCGGACTATTTGATTTCGTCGCTTATGCCGCCGGAATGACTACAATGCGTTGGCAAAGCTATTTCTTAGCGCTCATTGTCAGCATTCTGATTGCCAAACCGCTTTGGGTAGCGGCTGGTGCTGGAATCTTTGAAGGTAGTCAGTTACTATTAGGCTTTGCAATCCTCGGAGCATTGGGCATCGGCATTGTGACTGCTATTGTTCAACGCCAGGGGTCACAATGA
- the nudC gene encoding NAD(+) diphosphatase, with translation MHRTFIPGIAPPEVQSQPAWWFAFAGNKLLVRVEGTVSYIPNLISLTEIGLMPVRSQFLGTLDDRPCYSAELPKDAVIADGLRLQGLRELYGTLDEDLYALSSRAIQIMEWDRTHQYCGQCATPTTQLTNERAKRCPKCGLVNYPRLSPAVIVLISRGEEILLARASRFPAGMYGLIAGFVEPGESLEETIVREVREEVGIEVKDIRYFGSQPWPFPNSLMIGFTATYASGDIIIDPQELEDAAWFSKDSLPLIPPKLSIARKLLDWFVSTP, from the coding sequence ATGCATCGAACTTTCATCCCTGGCATTGCTCCACCGGAAGTACAATCTCAACCCGCTTGGTGGTTTGCATTTGCGGGCAATAAGTTGCTAGTTCGCGTTGAAGGAACGGTGAGCTATATTCCCAATCTAATCAGCCTAACTGAGATTGGCTTAATGCCCGTGAGATCGCAATTTCTCGGCACCTTGGACGATAGACCTTGTTACTCGGCGGAACTACCCAAAGATGCAGTGATAGCCGATGGCCTGAGATTGCAGGGACTGCGCGAATTGTACGGCACCTTAGACGAAGACTTGTATGCACTCAGCAGTCGTGCCATTCAGATTATGGAATGGGATCGCACCCATCAGTATTGCGGACAATGTGCGACTCCGACAACCCAATTAACCAACGAACGTGCCAAGCGTTGTCCTAAGTGTGGATTAGTTAATTATCCTCGCCTGTCGCCTGCGGTGATTGTACTCATCTCGCGTGGTGAAGAGATATTGTTAGCTCGCGCTTCTCGGTTTCCCGCAGGAATGTACGGTTTGATCGCTGGATTTGTCGAACCGGGAGAATCACTTGAAGAAACAATCGTGCGCGAAGTCCGAGAGGAAGTTGGCATAGAAGTCAAGGATATTCGCTATTTTGGTTCGCAACCTTGGCCTTTTCCAAACTCGCTGATGATTGGATTCACAGCTACCTATGCCAGTGGTGACATTATCATCGATCCGCAAGAATTGGAGGATGCTGCCTGGTTTAGTAAAGACAGTCTACCGCTGATTCCCCCTAAACTGAGCATCGCTCGAAAACTTCTCGACTGGTTTGTTTCTACTCCCTAA
- a CDS encoding DUF2283 domain-containing protein, translating into MKTVKYSKDVDALLIELSDDAIAYAEDEGRVILHYSNNEKLVLIEILDFKQFMSEDIIAELISTS; encoded by the coding sequence ATGAAAACAGTTAAATACAGCAAAGATGTTGATGCACTTCTGATTGAGCTATCAGATGATGCGATCGCCTATGCAGAGGATGAAGGACGAGTAATTCTTCACTACTCAAATAATGAAAAGTTAGTGCTGATTGAGATTTTAGATTTCAAGCAATTTATGTCGGAAGATATTATTGCTGAACTTATTTCAACATCTTGA
- a CDS encoding DUF4258 domain-containing protein: MSKEIRFSDHALLKIDLLSERGIAIDQEFILQTIQFPDKREAGEGEKITAQKQLNENLVLRVVYREYEAFILVITLYPGRRSRYENS, from the coding sequence ATGTCAAAGGAAATCCGGTTCAGTGACCATGCCCTGTTAAAAATTGACCTCTTAAGTGAACGAGGAATTGCCATTGATCAGGAGTTTATACTTCAAACCATTCAGTTTCCTGATAAACGAGAAGCGGGAGAAGGAGAAAAAATCACAGCACAAAAACAGTTGAATGAGAATCTAGTGCTACGGGTTGTCTACCGAGAATACGAGGCATTCATTCTAGTGATTACACTTTATCCAGGCAGAAGGAGCCGTTATGAAAACAGTTAA
- a CDS encoding IS4 family transposase, giving the protein MIINSFPKVVKGVLRGLPKNDYPVLNSRLFFECWLSYALDNSLTSMRDLFKRLNNTGFEVDISTFSKASSHRSQKPFQEIYQKLNKLVQKKPHKKIHGEYAICPIDSTVITLTSKLLWFLGHNQVKLFSSLNLSTGSLGDNFINFGYKHDYNFGAKMMSSLPTNAVGIMDRGFAGLKFIQDLVQEKKYFVLRIKNNWKLEFHESNELVKIGASNNAQAYRVISFCDLETRSEFRLVTNLPAAGDAAVSDDDIRDIYRLRWGVELLWKFLKMHLKLDKLITKNVNGITIQIYISLIAYLILQLLCIPEQWGHTLLDKFRYLQCCMCQKISYVHWFEEMMFC; this is encoded by the coding sequence ATGATTATAAATTCATTTCCGAAGGTTGTCAAAGGTGTCCTGAGAGGACTACCAAAAAATGATTATCCAGTGTTAAACAGTCGTCTGTTCTTTGAGTGTTGGCTATCTTATGCCCTGGATAACAGCTTAACGAGTATGCGGGATTTATTTAAAAGATTAAACAATACAGGGTTTGAAGTAGATATTTCTACATTTTCTAAGGCGAGTTCTCATCGGAGCCAGAAACCTTTTCAAGAAATTTATCAGAAATTGAATAAGTTAGTGCAGAAGAAACCCCATAAAAAAATACATGGTGAATATGCTATTTGTCCAATTGATTCAACGGTTATTACTTTAACAAGTAAATTGTTGTGGTTTCTGGGTCATAATCAGGTTAAACTTTTTAGTTCTCTGAATTTATCTACAGGGAGTCTTGGAGATAACTTCATCAATTTTGGGTATAAGCATGATTATAATTTTGGTGCAAAAATGATGTCTAGCTTACCAACAAATGCTGTTGGCATAATGGATAGGGGATTTGCGGGATTAAAATTCATTCAAGACTTAGTACAAGAAAAAAAATACTTTGTTTTGCGGATAAAAAACAATTGGAAGTTAGAATTTCACGAGTCAAATGAATTAGTGAAAATTGGTGCATCTAACAATGCTCAAGCATATAGAGTGATTAGTTTTTGTGATCTGGAAACCCGAAGTGAATTCCGTTTAGTAACTAATTTACCAGCAGCAGGGGATGCAGCAGTTAGTGATGATGACATTAGGGATATTTATCGATTACGTTGGGGAGTTGAATTATTATGGAAGTTTTTAAAAATGCACTTAAAACTTGACAAATTAATTACTAAAAACGTCAATGGTATTACTATACAAATTTACATTAGTTTGATAGCTTATCTGATTTTACAGCTTTTATGTATTCCCGAACAATGGGGTCATACACTATTAGATAAATTCCGCTATTTACAATGTTGTATGTGTCAAAAAATCAGTTATGTCCATTGGTTTGAGGAGATGATGTTCTGTTGA
- a CDS encoding Uma2 family endonuclease yields MIMQAEDKKVYTDEEYLEFEVSSEERHEYINGEVALMTGGTPNHNQIALNLSGALNFALKRQPYRVFVTDQRLWIPRKRIYTYPDVMVVQGELQLQEGRRDTITNPLMIAEVLSASTRSYDKDAKFTAYRTITSFQEYLLIDQYTEMLNVKKASIKIAQNLLYFGL; encoded by the coding sequence ATGATTATGCAAGCTGAAGATAAAAAAGTTTACACAGATGAAGAATACCTTGAGTTTGAGGTTAGCTCAGAAGAACGGCATGAATATATTAATGGTGAAGTTGCCCTAATGACTGGCGGAACCCCCAATCACAATCAAATTGCGCTTAACCTGAGTGGTGCGTTGAATTTTGCACTCAAGCGTCAACCTTATCGAGTATTCGTCACCGATCAGCGTCTCTGGATTCCTAGAAAACGCATCTATACTTATCCTGATGTCATGGTAGTTCAGGGTGAATTGCAATTACAAGAAGGACGGCGAGACACCATTACTAACCCCTTGATGATTGCTGAAGTGTTGTCAGCATCTACTAGAAGCTATGACAAAGACGCAAAATTTACCGCCTATCGTACCATTACCAGTTTTCAAGAATATCTCTTAATTGACCAATACACAGAAATGTTGAATGTTAAGAAAGCCTCGATAAAAATAGCCCAAAATCTGTTATATTTTGGGCTATAA
- a CDS encoding DUF5674 family protein: MILIIRDRATKAQIDGMRSAHRFYIKLAVDIEHGILAGGGELHADCEAVLLEDGSRQENIWGASWNPLTQEVFYESLINIRPRQNNRSMEILDPAIREQVAQITQELLEGV; this comes from the coding sequence ATGATTCTCATCATCCGCGATCGCGCTACAAAGGCGCAAATTGATGGAATGCGGTCGGCTCATCGTTTCTACATTAAACTAGCAGTAGATATCGAGCATGGAATTCTTGCAGGTGGTGGGGAGCTTCATGCAGATTGTGAAGCGGTGTTGCTGGAAGATGGGAGCAGGCAGGAAAATATATGGGGAGCGAGTTGGAACCCATTGACGCAGGAAGTGTTCTATGAATCGCTGATTAATATCCGTCCTCGTCAAAATAATCGCTCGATGGAGATTCTTGACCCAGCAATTCGAGAGCAAGTTGCCCAAATTACTCAGGAGTTATTAGAAGGCGTATGA
- a CDS encoding DUF4357 domain-containing protein, with protein MPQKYIFETNEIRATGYYENGRNGEFIVEKGSTAVGDMRLGNSFIERPENEGRRYLRQKLIQEGKLRSNGDFLIFTEDVPFNSPSQAATIIAGSNQNGLKVFGIT; from the coding sequence ATGCCACAAAAATATATTTTTGAAACCAATGAGATAAGAGCAACTGGATATTACGAAAATGGTAGAAATGGAGAATTTATTGTCGAAAAAGGTTCAACAGCAGTTGGCGACATGAGGCTAGGTAATTCATTTATTGAACGCCCTGAAAATGAAGGAAGGCGTTATTTAAGGCAGAAATTAATACAAGAAGGAAAACTAAGAAGTAATGGTGATTTTTTAATTTTCACAGAAGATGTTCCATTTAACTCTCCTTCCCAAGCTGCAACAATAATTGCTGGTAGTAATCAAAATGGGTTGAAAGTATTTGGAATTACGTAA
- a CDS encoding XisI protein has translation MDTTTQERDIVKQVIQRYAQFKPSHGDIRLDTVFDDTQNRYALMQVGWDRGRRVRGNLIYVTLSEGKVWVEYDGMEQGITKDLIAAGIPREQIVLAFLPEEQTAATA, from the coding sequence ATGGATACCACCACTCAAGAACGGGACATTGTAAAGCAAGTAATTCAACGATACGCTCAATTCAAACCTTCTCACGGTGATATTCGGCTCGACACGGTATTTGACGACACGCAAAACCGCTATGCGCTGATGCAGGTGGGTTGGGATAGAGGACGACGAGTTAGGGGGAATTTGATTTATGTGACTCTGAGTGAGGGTAAGGTTTGGGTGGAATATGACGGAATGGAACAGGGAATCACCAAAGACTTAATCGCCGCAGGCATTCCAAGGGAGCAAATTGTTCTTGCGTTTCTCCCTGAAGAGCAAACTGCTGCAACTGCGTAA
- a CDS encoding XisH family protein, protein MPQRDAIHNIIRQALIKEGWEITDDPYVISYGERFLFIDLAARLDAVSGIAGRFIGARRGSSRIAVEIKEFRGNSAIADLEQAIGQYVLYRLLLEQVDPDRELYLAIADTTFDGIFSEPIGELVRRELPMKLLIVDVAAQEVKQWIPPLKNGTL, encoded by the coding sequence ATGCCTCAACGAGATGCGATCCATAACATCATTAGGCAAGCTCTCATCAAAGAGGGTTGGGAAATCACGGATGATCCCTATGTCATATCCTATGGTGAGCGATTTCTGTTTATCGACTTAGCAGCAAGATTAGATGCCGTCAGCGGTATTGCAGGACGCTTTATTGGTGCGAGACGCGGGAGTAGTCGAATTGCAGTTGAAATCAAGGAATTTCGAGGCAATTCGGCAATTGCTGATTTGGAGCAAGCGATTGGTCAATACGTTCTTTATCGACTTCTACTTGAACAGGTCGATCCAGATCGTGAATTGTATCTTGCTATTGCAGACACAACTTTTGACGGGATTTTCAGCGAACCGATTGGTGAGTTGGTGAGGCGTGAGTTACCGATGAAATTGCTTATTGTAGATGTAGCGGCGCAAGAGGTGAAGCAATGGATACCACCACTCAAGAACGGGACATTGTAA
- a CDS encoding HNH endonuclease: protein MNPFYTLVADRAAHRCEYCHTPELVFNFPFEVEHIVPLYRGGADAEFNLALACRSCNLRKGTRISGIDPESDTEVRLFNPRQDQWDDNFQVDSDSGTLVGKTPIGRVTIACLEMNSQAQVTARQLWIRLSLFP from the coding sequence ATGAACCCTTTCTATACTCTAGTCGCTGACCGCGCTGCTCATCGATGTGAATATTGTCATACTCCAGAGCTAGTTTTCAACTTCCCGTTTGAAGTCGAACATATTGTGCCTCTTTACCGAGGCGGCGCTGATGCCGAATTCAATCTGGCTCTTGCTTGTCGCTCCTGCAATCTTCGTAAAGGAACTCGCATCAGTGGAATCGATCCTGAATCCGATACGGAAGTTCGTCTGTTTAACCCAAGGCAAGACCAATGGGACGACAATTTCCAAGTAGACAGCGATTCTGGAACGCTTGTGGGAAAAACACCCATTGGAAGAGTAACAATTGCTTGTTTAGAGATGAATAGCCAAGCACAAGTAACGGCGCGGCAGCTATGGATTCGTCTAAGTTTATTTCCTTAA
- a CDS encoding fasciclin domain-containing protein yields the protein MANIVDTAVQAGSFNTLVAAVKAAGLVDTLQGAGPFTVFAPTDEAFAKLPAGTVDSLLQDIPKLKQILTYHVVSGKVMAADVAKLKSATTVQGSDVKIDASNGGVKVNDATVATADVAADNGVIHIIDTVLLPA from the coding sequence TTGGCTAATATCGTAGATACCGCCGTTCAGGCTGGTTCATTTAACACCCTAGTTGCTGCCGTCAAAGCTGCTGGTTTGGTTGATACACTACAAGGCGCTGGTCCCTTCACTGTGTTTGCGCCTACTGATGAAGCTTTCGCTAAACTTCCCGCAGGTACAGTAGATTCCTTGCTTCAAGATATTCCGAAGCTTAAGCAAATCCTGACCTATCATGTGGTTTCCGGCAAAGTGATGGCAGCTGACGTAGCTAAGCTAAAGTCAGCTACTACAGTTCAGGGTTCAGATGTGAAAATTGATGCTTCCAATGGTGGCGTCAAGGTGAATGATGCAACAGTTGCAACAGCCGATGTTGCTGCTGATAATGGTGTCATCCACATCATTGATACAGTATTGCTTCCTGCGTAA
- a CDS encoding pirin family protein, which produces MTTQIRTMRTVAGIINSVETLEGEGMLVRRPFPKSAFSHFDPFLLLDELGPVDIEPGQAKGAPDHPHRGFETVSYVLEGRLEHKDSQGHAGQLGSGDVQWMTAGAGVVHSEMPEREFARTGGRLHGLQLWVNLPRRDKMMKPRYQEISAEQIPTAQTDDGLVTVKAIAGEALGVKSAIATQTPIMYLHFTLQPGGTVVQPVPKEYNAFTYVLDGEGLFGADKERAGDGQMVLFAQDGEEVAISNPSNARSPLDVLLIAGVPLNEPVVRYGPFVMNTEAEIVQAIEDYRNGRMGSIDF; this is translated from the coding sequence ATGACGACTCAAATACGAACGATGCGAACGGTTGCAGGCATCATTAACAGTGTCGAAACCCTGGAGGGTGAAGGGATGCTTGTGCGTCGCCCATTCCCCAAAAGCGCCTTTTCCCACTTCGACCCCTTCCTCCTCCTTGATGAATTAGGGCCGGTTGATATTGAGCCGGGTCAAGCAAAAGGAGCGCCGGATCATCCCCATCGAGGCTTTGAGACGGTTTCCTATGTCCTTGAGGGGCGCTTGGAACACAAAGATTCACAGGGTCATGCAGGACAGTTGGGTTCCGGTGATGTGCAGTGGATGACAGCAGGAGCGGGTGTTGTGCATTCGGAAATGCCAGAGCGAGAATTTGCTCGGACTGGCGGACGGCTTCACGGACTGCAACTTTGGGTCAATCTGCCTCGGCGGGACAAGATGATGAAGCCTCGTTATCAGGAAATCTCGGCGGAGCAAATTCCCACGGCTCAGACTGATGATGGCTTGGTAACGGTAAAAGCGATCGCTGGAGAAGCGCTGGGAGTGAAGTCAGCGATCGCAACGCAGACTCCGATAATGTACCTGCACTTCACCCTCCAACCAGGCGGAACAGTGGTTCAGCCTGTGCCAAAAGAATACAATGCCTTTACATACGTGCTAGATGGAGAAGGTTTGTTTGGTGCAGACAAGGAACGTGCAGGAGATGGACAGATGGTGTTGTTTGCACAAGATGGTGAGGAAGTAGCAATTTCAAATCCATCAAATGCGCGATCGCCATTGGATGTGCTGCTCATTGCTGGCGTCCCGCTAAACGAGCCAGTTGTCCGCTACGGGCCATTCGTGATGAATACCGAAGCAGAAATTGTTCAAGCGATTGAAGATTATCGTAATGGGAGGATGGGTTCAATTGACTTCTAA
- a CDS encoding PadR family transcriptional regulator — MSLAHAILGLLQQQERTGYDLKTGCFDGCIAHLWPADQAQIYRTLDKLVEQGWITCTVEIQSDRPNRKVYSLTEAGLAELIRWLQCPQPLATVREPLLIQMYFAGQLSNDAIIHLLEEQLAARREKLAECENIDLPTLGDEAASREQIMQRLVLELVMGREQTYIDSLKSAIDVIRQQ; from the coding sequence ATGTCTCTGGCACACGCAATTCTGGGTTTACTTCAGCAACAAGAGAGGACGGGTTATGACCTGAAAACAGGCTGCTTCGATGGATGTATTGCTCACTTGTGGCCCGCAGACCAAGCACAAATCTACAGAACCCTCGATAAACTGGTTGAGCAAGGTTGGATTACCTGTACTGTAGAAATTCAGAGCGATCGCCCCAATCGCAAAGTTTACAGTTTGACAGAGGCAGGACTAGCTGAGTTAATCCGGTGGCTTCAATGTCCTCAGCCTTTGGCAACGGTAAGAGAACCGTTACTTATTCAAATGTATTTCGCCGGACAGCTATCAAATGATGCGATTATTCATCTGCTAGAAGAGCAGCTAGCTGCACGTCGCGAAAAGCTGGCTGAGTGTGAGAATATTGATTTACCAACTCTGGGCGACGAAGCTGCTAGTCGCGAACAGATTATGCAACGCCTGGTGCTGGAGCTGGTAATGGGAAGAGAACAAACTTATATTGATTCGCTCAAGAGTGCCATTGATGTAATTCGTCAGCAGTGA